A stretch of Carnobacterium iners DNA encodes these proteins:
- a CDS encoding ATP-dependent RecD-like DNA helicase: protein MAEQENLELFSTEEPYIVGQTVAIFYQNPTNFYKVLLVKVIETNTNYDDKEIVITGSFGQIQEEESYRFYGKIADHPKFGVQFNAYRYKQEKPTSIMGIVNYLSSDKFPGIGKKTAENIVDALGEEAIDRISNDPTVLKEITGLNEKKKAILVQTIQASDGMEKIIIGLNGYGFGSQLAYNIYQLYQNETLEIIQENPYLLVQDIENIGFKKADAIAEQLGFASDSPARLKAAVFYALNELCLSQGNTYTLVGPLLEESLRVLESSRPYIIEPDLVASELVHLIEENQIIEDNKKIYIKSLYAAEWGITSSIKRLMDRKKISYKAHDIPKEIRKLEKRLAISYGKSQLKAIEEAMLSPVFILTGGPGTGKTTVLNGIVSLFAELNGLSLDLNDYTDKVFPVLLAAPTGRAAKRMNETTGLPSSTIHRLLGLNGRENNNADQQSERELEGGLLIVDEMSMVDTWLANQLLRAVPQNMQVLLVGDKNQLPSVGPGQVLHDLIDAKLISSMELNEIYRQEDGSSIIPLAHEIKDGRLPTDFTQNKKDRSLITCNAHQIEEVIRQVVTKAKLKGYTHQDIQVLAPMYRGPAGIDAINKMMQEILNPNDSGRRKEVKFNDKFYRIGDKILQLVNNPELNVFNGDMGEITSISYAKETDDKVDELVIQFDANEVTYKRNEWNKITLAYCCSIHKSQGSEFKMVILPMVQNYGRMLRRDLLYTAITRSSELLILCGEISAFQECVEKSSATRLTTLKERLWDNDAVLLEKETTEKDEKMKKVTTKQKKAPEVTGDEISLFEEGEINVKEDKSKIYRLTIDRIEKNMINPMIGMEGINP, encoded by the coding sequence ATGGCTGAACAAGAGAACTTAGAGTTATTTTCAACGGAAGAACCATACATAGTGGGACAAACCGTAGCCATATTTTATCAAAATCCAACTAATTTTTATAAAGTATTACTGGTAAAAGTGATTGAAACCAATACAAATTATGATGATAAAGAAATTGTTATTACTGGTAGTTTTGGCCAAATTCAAGAAGAAGAGAGTTATCGGTTTTATGGAAAAATAGCAGATCATCCAAAATTCGGGGTTCAGTTTAATGCTTACCGCTATAAACAAGAGAAGCCAACTTCTATAATGGGTATAGTAAATTATCTTTCTAGTGATAAGTTTCCTGGGATTGGAAAAAAAACAGCAGAGAATATTGTTGATGCTTTAGGAGAAGAAGCAATTGATCGAATAAGTAATGATCCTACTGTTTTAAAAGAAATCACCGGTTTAAACGAGAAGAAAAAAGCAATTTTAGTCCAAACGATTCAAGCAAGTGATGGCATGGAAAAAATTATTATTGGATTAAATGGATACGGATTTGGTAGCCAATTAGCGTATAATATCTATCAACTGTACCAAAATGAAACGTTAGAAATCATTCAAGAAAATCCATATCTATTAGTACAAGATATTGAAAATATTGGCTTTAAAAAAGCTGATGCGATTGCTGAACAACTTGGATTTGCTTCTGATTCACCTGCTCGTTTAAAAGCTGCCGTTTTTTATGCGTTAAATGAGTTGTGTTTGAGTCAAGGAAATACTTATACGTTAGTAGGTCCACTCTTAGAAGAAAGTTTGCGCGTATTAGAATCAAGTCGACCTTATATTATTGAACCGGATTTAGTTGCCTCTGAATTGGTTCATCTTATTGAAGAAAACCAAATTATTGAAGACAATAAAAAAATATATATTAAGTCTCTGTATGCTGCAGAGTGGGGTATTACTTCATCAATAAAACGATTAATGGATCGTAAAAAAATCAGTTATAAAGCACATGATATTCCAAAAGAAATAAGGAAATTAGAAAAACGTTTAGCTATTTCCTATGGAAAATCTCAGTTAAAAGCAATTGAAGAAGCCATGCTATCACCTGTTTTTATTTTAACTGGTGGACCAGGTACTGGTAAGACAACTGTTTTAAATGGGATAGTTTCTTTATTTGCCGAATTAAATGGGCTATCTCTAGATTTGAATGACTACACAGATAAGGTTTTTCCTGTTTTACTTGCTGCACCAACGGGTAGAGCTGCTAAAAGAATGAATGAAACGACGGGATTACCAAGTAGTACCATTCATCGCCTTTTGGGTTTAAATGGGAGAGAAAACAACAATGCTGACCAACAATCTGAACGTGAGTTAGAGGGTGGGTTATTAATTGTGGATGAAATGTCTATGGTAGATACTTGGCTAGCTAACCAGTTATTACGAGCGGTTCCTCAAAACATGCAAGTTTTACTAGTGGGCGATAAAAACCAACTACCTTCTGTCGGTCCAGGACAAGTATTGCATGATTTAATTGATGCAAAATTAATTTCTAGTATGGAGCTAAATGAAATTTACCGTCAAGAAGATGGTTCTTCTATTATTCCATTAGCTCATGAAATCAAAGATGGGCGCTTACCAACTGATTTTACACAAAATAAAAAAGACAGGTCACTAATTACTTGTAATGCTCACCAAATAGAAGAAGTTATCCGTCAAGTTGTGACTAAAGCCAAACTAAAAGGATATACGCATCAAGATATACAAGTTCTAGCGCCGATGTATCGTGGACCAGCTGGAATTGATGCAATAAACAAAATGATGCAAGAAATTCTTAATCCAAATGATTCAGGAAGACGTAAAGAAGTAAAATTTAATGATAAATTCTACCGAATTGGTGATAAAATACTACAATTAGTAAATAATCCTGAATTAAATGTGTTTAACGGAGATATGGGTGAGATAACAAGTATCTCCTATGCAAAAGAAACAGATGATAAAGTAGATGAATTAGTGATTCAATTTGACGCAAACGAAGTGACGTATAAAAGAAATGAGTGGAATAAAATAACACTCGCTTATTGTTGTTCCATTCATAAATCGCAAGGTAGTGAATTTAAAATGGTTATTTTACCTATGGTACAAAATTACGGTAGGATGCTTAGAAGAGATTTATTGTATACAGCTATCACTAGAAGTAGTGAGTTGCTGATTCTTTGTGGAGAAATTAGTGCGTTTCAAGAATGTGTTGAAAAATCATCCGCTACTAGATTGACAACCTTAAAAGAGCGACTATGGGATAATGATGCGGTCCTTTTAGAAAAAGAGACGACTGAAAAAGATGAAAAGATGAAAAAAGTAACGACTAAACAAAAAAAAGCTCCGGAAGTTACCGGAGATGAGATTTCATTATTCGAAGAAGGAGAAATAAACGTAAAAGAGGATAAGTCTAAAATATATCGTTTAACGATTGATAGGATAGAAAAAAATATGATAAATCCGATGATAGGAATGGAGGGCATAAATCCCTGA
- a CDS encoding tetratricopeptide repeat protein: MNQNHKAFQLWENGQLNEAIQLLFKEIEKNSENSDAYCNLASLLILAKKYEDAQVVLETALKKYPKQLELLYAFGNLYYHKNNAIKALDYFIKVFNGNEVRLKEDATIMIGQCYLVLNNPKKALVYLLLAHENNKKDNSVILLLGDCMMQISYFNEAKNYYIKSLKLSPDNDEALFKRGLVGAALKEKSENFTSFFEKSKELDPKKYEERLYQLKEIESFIFSQNNNIKKETYDRRDG; encoded by the coding sequence ATGAACCAAAATCATAAAGCTTTTCAATTATGGGAAAATGGCCAATTGAATGAAGCTATTCAGTTATTATTTAAAGAAATTGAAAAAAACAGCGAGAATAGCGATGCCTATTGTAATTTAGCTAGTCTTTTGATTTTGGCTAAGAAATATGAGGATGCGCAAGTTGTTTTAGAAACCGCTCTTAAAAAGTACCCTAAGCAATTGGAATTGCTTTATGCATTCGGTAACTTATATTATCATAAAAATAATGCTATAAAAGCTTTAGACTACTTTATTAAAGTTTTTAATGGAAATGAAGTTCGTTTAAAAGAGGATGCAACCATCATGATAGGACAGTGTTATTTAGTACTAAACAATCCTAAAAAAGCATTAGTTTATTTGTTGTTAGCTCATGAAAATAATAAAAAAGATAATTCAGTCATCCTGCTATTAGGTGATTGCATGATGCAAATTAGCTATTTTAATGAAGCAAAAAACTACTATATAAAATCGTTGAAATTATCACCTGACAATGATGAAGCTTTATTTAAAAGAGGATTAGTAGGTGCAGCTTTGAAAGAAAAGTCAGAGAATTTTACTAGTTTTTTTGAAAAATCAAAAGAGCTTGATCCCAAAAAATATGAAGAAAGACTTTATCAACTAAAAGAGATAGAATCATTTATTTTTAGCCAAAATAACAATATAAAAAAAGAGACATACGATAGAAGGGATGGATAA
- the mnmA gene encoding tRNA 2-thiouridine(34) synthase MnmA, giving the protein MKDNSNTRVVVGMSGGVDSSVTALLLKQQGYDVVGIFMKNWDDTDEFGMCTATEDYNDVALVANQIGVPYYSVNFEKQYWDKVFQYFLDEYKKGRTPNPDVMCNKEIKFKAFLDYAIELGADYVATGHYAQVERDKKGITHMLRGIDNNKDQTYFLNQLSQEQLAKTLFPLGHMEKSEVRKIAEEANLATAKKKDSTGVCFIGERDFKKFLMNYLPAQPGKMLTPDGEVKGTHDGLMYYTIGQRQGLGIGGGGESSEPWFVIGKDLKSNTLFVGQGFHHEWLYATHLDATDIHFTIDKKQATTFKCTAKFRYRQADTAVTVHLNEDGTTARVEFDEPVRAITPGQAVVFYDGMECLGGGTIDAAYNTSRELQYV; this is encoded by the coding sequence ATGAAAGACAACAGCAATACACGTGTTGTAGTAGGAATGAGTGGTGGAGTAGATTCGTCTGTCACAGCTCTTTTACTAAAACAACAAGGCTATGATGTAGTAGGAATTTTCATGAAAAATTGGGATGATACAGATGAGTTTGGAATGTGCACAGCAACAGAAGATTACAATGATGTTGCATTAGTTGCAAATCAAATTGGCGTTCCTTACTATTCAGTGAATTTTGAAAAACAATATTGGGACAAAGTATTCCAGTACTTCTTAGATGAATATAAAAAAGGTAGAACACCTAATCCTGATGTCATGTGCAATAAAGAAATTAAGTTTAAAGCTTTTTTAGATTATGCAATTGAATTAGGAGCAGATTATGTTGCGACAGGTCATTACGCCCAAGTGGAACGTGATAAAAAGGGCATAACTCATATGTTAAGAGGAATCGATAATAATAAAGATCAAACTTATTTTTTAAATCAATTATCACAAGAACAATTAGCTAAGACATTATTTCCATTGGGTCATATGGAAAAAAGTGAAGTCCGTAAGATTGCAGAAGAAGCTAACTTAGCAACAGCTAAGAAAAAAGATTCTACGGGAGTTTGCTTTATCGGGGAAAGAGATTTCAAAAAATTTTTAATGAACTACTTACCAGCTCAACCTGGTAAAATGTTGACACCAGATGGTGAAGTAAAAGGAACACATGACGGCTTGATGTACTATACAATTGGACAAAGGCAAGGATTAGGAATCGGCGGTGGTGGGGAGTCTAGTGAACCTTGGTTTGTCATTGGAAAAGACTTGAAGTCAAACACACTATTTGTCGGACAAGGATTTCATCATGAATGGTTATATGCTACTCACTTGGATGCGACCGATATTCATTTTACAATAGATAAAAAACAAGCAACAACATTTAAATGTACGGCTAAATTTCGTTATAGACAAGCTGATACAGCTGTTACGGTCCATTTAAATGAAGATGGGACAACAGCTAGAGTTGAATTTGACGAACCTGTTCGTGCGATTACTCCTGGACAAGCAGTTGTCTTCTATGATGGTATGGAGTGTTTAGGTGGAGGCACAATTGATGCGGCTTATAACACATCAAGAGAATTACAATACGTTTAA
- a CDS encoding cysteine desulfurase, whose product MAFEKVAKLQGSEDVYALSPDLKKYTLRDNSFEELKTGNFQYLRTLTSDSAVNQEVKLKIIISEDLSKLKIATTTMNGLRPIIIYKGDAFKEIREKYEFIMQDFLNKSILEKK is encoded by the coding sequence TTGGCATTTGAAAAAGTAGCAAAACTTCAAGGATCAGAGGATGTATATGCACTTAGTCCAGATTTAAAGAAATATACGTTAAGAGATAACTCTTTCGAAGAATTAAAAACAGGTAATTTTCAGTATCTTCGGACACTTACTAGTGATTCAGCAGTTAACCAAGAAGTAAAATTAAAGATTATAATATCCGAGGACTTATCTAAACTAAAAATAGCAACAACGACTATGAATGGTTTAAGGCCAATCATCATTTATAAAGGCGATGCATTTAAAGAAATACGTGAAAAATATGAATTTATTATGCAAGATTTTTTAAACAAAAGCATTTTGGAAAAAAAATAA
- a CDS encoding cysteine desulfurase family protein: MERIYFDYAATSPVHPEVIEVVHDAMINHFGNASSIHHLGRDSRRMMDNAKKVFADSIGAKPNEIVLTSGGTESDNTAIIETAFAREKEGKHIVTTVIEHHAVLKPMDYLEKLGFEITYLSVDKYGMIDLEVLKEALREDTILVSIMYGNNEVGSLSAIKSIGEIIVESVSTAYFHTDAVQAYGLESIDVKKESIDLLSTSSHKISGPKGIGFLYINEAIHLPSFMLGGEQEMKRRAGTENIPAIVGFQKAVEIAQLTKESRRNEYDSFSHRLIQRLNDQKVDFEINGHPDSRLKHIINIWFKGVSSEKLLLLMDLSGLAISAGSACTAGNIDPSHVLIAMYGKESQRVKESVRISFGIDTTMKSIDYLVTELIKLTNKLKK, translated from the coding sequence ATGGAAAGAATTTATTTTGATTACGCTGCAACTAGCCCTGTTCATCCTGAAGTAATAGAAGTTGTTCATGATGCCATGATCAATCACTTTGGTAATGCATCAAGTATTCATCACCTTGGAAGAGATAGTCGCCGTATGATGGATAATGCTAAAAAGGTATTTGCCGATAGTATTGGTGCTAAACCAAACGAAATTGTTCTTACAAGTGGTGGTACTGAAAGTGACAATACGGCAATCATAGAAACAGCTTTTGCTCGTGAAAAAGAAGGTAAACATATAGTTACGACAGTTATTGAACACCATGCCGTTTTAAAGCCAATGGACTATCTTGAAAAATTAGGATTTGAGATTACTTATCTTTCTGTAGACAAATACGGAATGATAGATTTAGAAGTATTAAAGGAAGCTTTAAGAGAAGACACGATACTTGTCTCTATCATGTACGGAAATAATGAAGTAGGCTCATTATCAGCTATTAAATCGATAGGAGAAATAATAGTAGAAAGTGTGTCAACAGCTTATTTTCATACAGACGCTGTTCAAGCTTATGGCTTAGAGTCAATAGATGTAAAAAAAGAATCCATTGATTTATTATCTACATCAAGTCATAAAATAAGTGGGCCTAAAGGAATTGGATTTTTATATATAAATGAAGCCATTCACTTACCAAGTTTCATGCTTGGTGGTGAACAAGAGATGAAACGTAGAGCAGGAACAGAAAATATTCCTGCAATAGTAGGATTTCAAAAAGCAGTAGAAATAGCACAATTAACGAAAGAATCACGCAGAAATGAGTATGATAGTTTTAGTCATCGTTTAATCCAACGATTAAATGATCAGAAAGTTGATTTTGAAATAAATGGCCATCCAGATAGTCGTTTAAAACACATTATTAATATTTGGTTTAAGGGAGTTTCTTCAGAAAAGTTATTATTATTAATGGATTTATCTGGTCTTGCTATTTCTGCTGGCTCAGCTTGTACAGCTGGGAATATTGATCCTAGTCACGTCCTAATAGCGATGTACGGAAAAGAAAGCCAGCGAGTAAAAGAATCAGTTAGAATTAGTTTTGGAATAGATACAACCATGAAATCAATTGATTATTTGGTAACTGAACTAATCAAATTAACGAATAAATTAAAGAAATAA
- the gshAB gene encoding bifunctional glutamate--cysteine ligase GshA/glutathione synthetase GshB: MKTIKDNIKEIEMDQAFHQAIYGIEKEGLRVLNSGELSLAKHPSELGNRSFHPYIQTDFSETQLELITPPLHSIYETNRWLKGIHDVTLRTIPKDEFIWPMSMPVPLPEESIIPIADLDNQDAVAYRNHLAAKYGKNKQMLSGIHYNFELDKEMMRQLYLNQKDYTNLVQFQSFVYLKLARNFLRYRWILTYLLGAAPVVDSSFFKNKKCEMTLPEKYIRSIRCSHFGYANSEDVSISFESVEKYVENLETAVNEGKLSEEKEFYSGVRLRGTKKAREMLEQGISYVELRIFDLNPFSAFGIAEEDMQFIHLFCMLMIYKEESATMAEVEKGKEMSDLVALEYPFDTTHYHQEGIELINQMIKMIQETNGSRDQIDCVQQAKDKLEKPEMTLAARMIKGIEESGDYVSFGMKLAKKYKEESLEKPYIVRGFENMELSTQLLIFDAIKKGITVEILDETEQFLKLSYKNQIEYVKNANMTSKDQYIAPLIMENKTVTKKILASKGFNVPAGEEYHDKSEAEKNYWLYKNKGIVIKPKSTNYGVGISIFKEGANFDAYQSALDFAFKEDSTILVEEFIEGTEYRFFVLDGKVAAILLRTPANVIGDGKQTIKELVSEKNKDPLRGTNHRAPFEEIQLDEIEQLMLKEQGYTTESIPKKDNQVFLRENSNMSTGGDSTDVTDSIDESYKKAAVEMTGIIGARVCGVDLIIPDYNHISTKENPGYTALEANFNPAMHMHAYVSKGEGRPLAMGILKMLFPEII, translated from the coding sequence ATGAAGACAATTAAAGACAATATTAAAGAAATTGAAATGGATCAAGCATTTCATCAAGCTATTTATGGAATCGAAAAAGAAGGATTGCGTGTTTTAAATTCTGGAGAGTTGTCTTTAGCAAAACACCCATCTGAACTTGGGAATCGTTCTTTTCACCCTTATATACAAACAGATTTTAGTGAAACGCAATTAGAACTAATCACTCCTCCACTTCATTCTATCTACGAAACGAATCGTTGGCTGAAGGGTATTCACGATGTTACGCTCAGAACAATTCCTAAGGATGAATTTATCTGGCCGATGAGCATGCCAGTTCCTTTACCGGAAGAGTCTATCATTCCAATAGCGGATTTAGATAATCAGGACGCAGTAGCTTATCGAAATCATTTAGCAGCTAAATATGGAAAAAACAAGCAAATGCTAAGTGGGATACACTACAATTTTGAATTAGATAAAGAGATGATGCGACAATTGTACTTAAACCAAAAAGATTATACTAATTTAGTTCAGTTTCAGTCATTTGTTTATTTAAAACTGGCAAGAAATTTTTTGCGTTATCGTTGGATTTTGACTTATCTATTAGGGGCAGCTCCAGTAGTCGATTCTTCTTTTTTTAAAAATAAAAAATGTGAGATGACCCTTCCGGAAAAATACATCAGAAGTATCCGCTGTAGCCACTTTGGCTACGCTAATTCAGAGGATGTTTCTATCTCCTTTGAGTCCGTTGAAAAGTATGTTGAAAATTTAGAAACAGCTGTAAATGAAGGTAAGCTATCTGAAGAAAAAGAATTTTATTCAGGTGTTCGTTTAAGAGGAACTAAAAAAGCTCGTGAGATGCTAGAGCAGGGAATTTCTTACGTAGAATTAAGGATTTTTGATTTAAATCCTTTTAGTGCTTTCGGAATAGCAGAAGAGGACATGCAGTTTATCCACTTATTTTGCATGCTAATGATTTATAAAGAGGAATCGGCTACGATGGCAGAAGTCGAAAAAGGGAAAGAAATGAGTGATTTAGTCGCATTAGAATACCCATTTGATACTACTCATTACCATCAAGAAGGAATTGAACTTATCAATCAAATGATAAAAATGATTCAAGAGACTAATGGGTCGCGTGATCAAATAGACTGTGTCCAACAGGCTAAAGATAAACTTGAAAAACCAGAAATGACACTAGCAGCTCGAATGATAAAAGGAATTGAAGAGAGCGGAGATTATGTTTCTTTTGGTATGAAACTCGCCAAAAAATACAAAGAAGAATCACTTGAAAAACCTTATATAGTAAGAGGATTTGAAAATATGGAATTATCAACACAGTTGCTTATTTTTGATGCCATCAAAAAAGGAATAACAGTAGAAATTCTAGATGAAACAGAACAATTTTTAAAATTAAGTTATAAAAACCAGATTGAATATGTCAAAAATGCGAATATGACATCTAAAGATCAGTACATTGCTCCTTTAATTATGGAGAATAAAACTGTTACAAAAAAAATTCTAGCTAGCAAGGGATTTAACGTACCAGCTGGTGAAGAATACCATGATAAAAGTGAAGCTGAAAAAAATTATTGGCTCTATAAAAATAAAGGCATTGTTATAAAGCCAAAATCCACTAATTACGGAGTTGGTATCTCTATTTTTAAAGAGGGTGCTAACTTTGATGCTTACCAATCAGCTTTAGATTTTGCCTTTAAAGAAGATTCAACTATTTTAGTAGAAGAATTTATTGAAGGAACAGAATATCGTTTCTTTGTATTAGATGGTAAAGTTGCAGCAATTTTATTGCGTACACCTGCCAATGTTATTGGTGATGGAAAACAGACTATAAAAGAATTAGTATCAGAAAAAAATAAAGATCCATTAAGAGGAACTAATCATCGTGCACCGTTTGAAGAGATTCAATTAGACGAGATTGAGCAACTCATGTTAAAAGAACAGGGATATACTACTGAAAGTATTCCTAAAAAGGATAACCAAGTGTTCTTGCGTGAAAATTCAAATATGAGTACTGGTGGAGATTCTACTGATGTAACAGATAGTATTGATGAGTCTTATAAAAAAGCAGCAGTAGAAATGACCGGAATAATAGGAGCAAGAGTTTGTGGAGTAGATTTAATTATTCCAGATTATAATCATATTTCTACAAAAGAAAATCCTGGTTATACTGCACTTGAAGCGAACTTTAATCCAGCGATGCATATGCACGCATACGTATCAAAAGGAGAAGGACGACCATTAGCAATGGGTATTTTAAAAATGCTTTTCCCTGAAATAATCTAA
- a CDS encoding HAD family hydrolase — protein sequence MTEVSTFKQVKEFHAVFNPTDNSTPTALTSKEALNRANFSTEEIIEFLYASVQGDLILFEKIIQQWEYTINKTVAKIKIEKKEVKSILVGQVDALIDANYFNYGSFVLMGVDPTPISTIVHEANMGKLFPDGKPHYRLGDGKVLKPKNWEQEYAPETRIETEIEKQIKEKRGKF from the coding sequence ATGACTGAAGTATCTACATTCAAACAAGTCAAAGAATTTCATGCTGTTTTTAATCCAACAGATAATAGTACTCCAACAGCGCTTACTTCAAAAGAAGCACTCAATCGGGCGAATTTTTCAACAGAAGAAATAATAGAGTTCCTATATGCAAGTGTGCAAGGAGATTTGATTCTATTTGAAAAAATAATCCAACAATGGGAGTACACTATTAATAAAACAGTAGCAAAAATAAAAATAGAAAAAAAAGAGGTTAAATCAATTTTAGTTGGCCAAGTAGATGCTTTAATAGATGCCAACTACTTTAATTATGGTTCTTTTGTTTTAATGGGCGTAGACCCAACACCCATTTCAACCATCGTACATGAAGCTAATATGGGGAAATTATTTCCTGATGGCAAGCCTCACTATCGTCTAGGGGACGGAAAAGTACTAAAACCAAAAAATTGGGAACAAGAATATGCTCCAGAAACTAGAATTGAAACTGAAATTGAAAAACAAATTAAAGAAAAAAGAGGTAAATTTTAA
- a CDS encoding replication-associated recombination protein A, with amino-acid sequence MNKPLAFLMRPTRIDQIIGQTHLVGPGKIIQRMVDAKMLSSMILYGPPGTGKTSIASAIAGSTQYAFRMLNAATDNKKDLQIVAEEAKMSGSVILLLDEVHRLDKPKQDFLLPHLESGRIILIGATTENPYISISPAIRSRAQIFELKPLSIEDIQLALNSALEDRERGLGKYHVRITDDALLHLSRATNGDLRSSLNGLELAVKSTNPDDNGIIQITLDIVEECIQRKALTHDKDGDAHYDVISALQKSIRGSDVNASLHYLGRLIEAGDLSIIARRLMVIAYEDIGLANPSAAQRTVTAIQASERLGFPEARIPLATVVIDLCLSPKSNSSIIAIDAALQDIRSGKSSDVPDHLRDSHYKGAKKLDRGVSYKYPHSYPEAWVKQQYLPNKLQKAIYYYPNHTGKYEDALARQYSKINQRK; translated from the coding sequence ATGAATAAACCTTTGGCATTCCTTATGCGGCCTACTCGAATTGATCAAATTATTGGACAAACACACTTGGTAGGACCAGGTAAAATTATTCAACGTATGGTCGATGCAAAAATGCTTTCTTCTATGATTTTATACGGACCTCCAGGTACTGGAAAAACAAGTATTGCAAGTGCTATTGCGGGTTCTACTCAATATGCTTTTCGTATGTTGAATGCTGCTACTGACAACAAAAAAGATTTACAAATCGTTGCTGAAGAAGCAAAAATGAGTGGTTCTGTCATTCTTTTGCTTGACGAAGTCCACCGTTTAGATAAACCCAAGCAAGATTTTTTATTGCCACATTTAGAAAGTGGTCGGATTATTTTAATTGGAGCAACGACCGAGAATCCTTATATTTCAATTAGTCCTGCTATTAGAAGTCGAGCCCAAATTTTTGAATTAAAGCCGCTTTCTATTGAAGATATACAACTAGCTCTAAATTCTGCTCTTGAAGATAGGGAGCGAGGTTTAGGTAAATACCACGTTCGCATCACAGATGATGCTTTATTGCACCTCTCAAGAGCAACTAACGGAGACCTGAGAAGCTCTCTCAATGGATTAGAGTTAGCCGTTAAGTCTACTAATCCAGATGATAATGGAATCATTCAAATTACTCTAGATATTGTAGAAGAATGCATTCAGCGAAAAGCCTTGACCCATGACAAAGATGGCGATGCTCATTATGATGTTATTTCAGCACTTCAGAAATCTATTAGAGGCAGTGATGTTAATGCATCTTTGCATTACTTAGGCCGATTGATTGAAGCAGGTGACTTATCCATTATTGCAAGAAGGTTAATGGTCATTGCTTATGAAGATATTGGACTAGCTAACCCTTCTGCTGCTCAAAGGACAGTTACAGCAATCCAAGCATCCGAAAGACTGGGCTTTCCGGAGGCTAGAATCCCGTTAGCTACTGTAGTGATTGATTTGTGTCTTTCACCAAAATCAAATTCTTCTATTATTGCAATTGATGCAGCTTTGCAAGATATTCGTTCTGGAAAAAGTAGTGACGTACCGGATCATTTAAGAGATTCTCATTATAAAGGTGCAAAAAAGTTAGATCGTGGGGTAAGCTACAAGTATCCTCACAGTTATCCAGAAGCATGGGTTAAACAACAGTATTTACCTAATAAATTACAAAAAGCTATTTACTATTATCCAAATCATACTGGAAAATATGAAGATGCTTTAGCAAGACAATACAGTAAAATCAATCAAAGGAAATAA